The region TCCATTGCCGCGCGGATCGTTCTTCCGGTGTACAGTACATCGTCGAACAGGATTACTTTCTTATCCCGGGTGCCGCTGGTGCCCGGAGGCAGGATCAGATTGCTGTTCACAACCGCCTTGTCCATCGCTTCCCGGTTGTCCCCGCCGCCTTCGCGGTCATCGCGGTAATGAGTAATGTCCAGCTCCCCGTAAGGGATGTCCACGCCCTCAATTTCCTTAATGCGCTCCGCGATCCGCTGAGCCAGGTAGATCCCCCGGGTCCGGATGCCGACCAGCAGGCAATTCTCGATACCCTTGTTTTTCTCCAAAATCTCATGTGCAATGCGTGACAGTGCCCGGCGAATCGCCGTTTCGTCCATAATGACATTTTTTTCAGTAACCATGCTCTTTGCCATCCTCCTGCTTGATCGCCTGTTCAAGTTCCCCGGATAAACTAAAAAACTCCTTGCCCAAAGCAGGCAAGGAGTGAAATCCGCAGATTCAAAAAGATGGCGTGTCCGCGCGCATAAAGAGGCACTCCGTACTCATACGGATTCCTGCTTTCTTACGCGAACCTCGATTCACGTTACCTTGCCAGCCTCACGGGACTGAATTAAAGGCGCTATTCAACTATAGGGAATTATGACAGATGGACGGGGGGATGTCAAATTTTCTTCACAGGACGGTTTAGGGGAGGGCGCAGCTGCGGTGATTTTGGACTTTCGGCCGCTGTTGTCTCCAGATTGATTTGAATTAACCGCTTAGCGGATTAAATCCGGAGACAAAGTAAAGGCGGACGCTATCGCTCCTGCAGTTCCAAAATCCCCTCCGCCGCTTCCACCTAAACGGTGCAAGAGATTTGACATCCCCCCTTGGGGGAGAGGCAGGCAGAGGGGGGCACTATGGCGCTGCGCTGATCGTGCGTATTGCAATGCCGATTGGTTATGGCTTGTATTTAAGGCTCATTGCAATCTCTGCAATAGATTTGATTGAATGGCCCGCTGAACTGTGTTCTAATGTATTTCGTACACTTGAATTGCAGATTTCTGCTCAAAAACATTGCTTTTACAGAATTCTAATGCATGAAATGCAATAGATTTACTTATAGGCACGTTTTAGCACTCATCTGCTGTACGAAATACAATAGAAAAAATCCTGCGCCACCTATCGAACCTCCCTGCCATTCTCTTCATTTGCATAAACATCTTTAATACTATCTTCCCTGCTAAGCCTTATTTTTGCTCTCCCCCCTTCCTCTGCTATGATGGAACTGGAGGCGAATACAATCATGAACATGGAGTTTATTACTATAGAAGAGTGGGATGAGGCGTGGTGGGGGCGGATGGAGCGGGTGTATCATGAAGCTTTTCCAAGTGGAGCCAAGACTAAAGGGATTCTCCGCAGTATGCTGGACCGTGGGATTGGTTACTTACATGCGGGGGTGCATCAGGGGACGGTTGTTGCGATGGCTGTTACCGGTGTAGTGGGGCAAGCTGCGGACAAGATCCTGATTATTGATTACTTGGCAGTAGATAAGCTATTGCGCGGGGAGGGTACGGGGACCTGGATGCTGGAGCAGATCAAAGCTTGGGCGGTGCAGGAACATGGCATCCGGGGAGTCATCATCGAAGCGGAATCGGGGGTTACGGCATCGCACAAGGAACGTATTCAATTCTGGGAGCGGAACGGGTTCGTCTTGACCTCCTATGTGCATCAATATCGAATGGTACCGGAGCCTTATCAGGCGATGATACTGCCACTGGGTGGATCAGGGAATGTGCCGGATGATGGTGAAGCGCTGTTTCGGTACATTAATGCTTTCCATCGGGTGGCTTACCGGAAAGGGTAGGCTGCACTGATGCTTTACTAATGCTCTGATGTTGCACATTATGCAGGAATTCTTCCGCTCCTGTGTGCTGCCGGGCCAATTGTTGCAGTTTTTGCAGGATTTATGCCAGATATTAATCATCACCGAATGGATTGTTGCAAAAAGTGCAGGATATGTGTGTTCGAGCTTGGTTTGAGCGGTGCGAGGCTGCATTTTGTGCAACAATTCGAGCCGGGCTGAGCGGGAGTCCGCTATGTAGATAGACGCGCACCACAAAGAAGCCGCCGCAGATTTCTCCGCAGCGGCTTCTTCGTTATCTACATTTTAAAATTCAAATTCAACGTCGCTCAGACGTCTTTGGATTTCGGAGATGACACGCTTCTCCTCTTCCTCGCCCTTGGCGACGAAGGTGACGGAGAAACGCACGAACGCGCCGGCATCATCCCAAGGCACGGTGGAGATGAGCTTCTCGCGGATCAGGAACTGTGAGAAATCCTCGCCGGATTCGAAGCGGCGTCCGCCCTTGACGCCTTTTGGCGCGGCTACATAGAGGAAGAAGGAGCCCTTCGGCTTCTCGGCCTTGAAGCCCAGGCTGTTCAGCGCATCCACCAGCATGTTGTGGCGGCGGGAGTATTTGGCGGCAATCGCTTCGGTAATCTCAGGATGAGAGAGACCGAACGCGGCAGCTTTTTGAATCGCGATGAACTGGCCGGAATCATTGTTGTCCTTCACATCACTGAACGCCTTCACGATCAGCGGGTTGCCGGCCACGAAGCCGATTCTCCAACCGGTCATGTTGTAGGACTTGGACAGGGAGTGCAGCTCCACGCCGACATCCTTGGCACCAGGTACGGACAGGAAGCTCAGCGGCTTCACGCCGTCATACGTCAATGCAGCATAAGGAGCGTCATGGATGACGACTACATCATATTTTTTGGCCCAGGCTACCACTTCAGTGAAGAACTCAGGTGTGGCACTTGCACCCGTAGGGTTGTTCGGATAGTTGAGGTAGAGCAGCTTCGCCTTGCGGGCAACCTCTTCAGGAATGGAGTTCAGGTCAGGCAGGAAGTTGTTCTCCTTCTTCAGCTCCACGGAGTAGACTTGTCCTCCCAGATACTTGGTATGAGTACCCAGCACCGGGTAGCCCGGAATGGTCATGATCGTGATGTCACCCGGATTAATGAATACGGATGGCAGCATTGCCAGCGCAGGCTTCGAGCCAATAGAATGCACGATTTCTGTTACAGGGTCAATTCCGTCCACCTGAAAAACTTCCTTAAGGTACACAGCCGCTGCTGCCTTAAATTCAGGAATACCGTTATCGGAGTAGCCGCGGTTCTCTTCCTTGGCCGCTTCCAGCGCAAGTCTGGACACGATGCCTTCATCTGCCATTTCGTCCGGCTCGCCGACGCCCATGTCGATCAGTTCAATGTCCGGAAAATCCTGCTTCGCCGAGGCTTTGGCGCGTTTGATTTTCTCAAATTTGTAGATGGAGGTGTCCTTGCCGTATCCTTCGCCGCCGATGCGGTCTGCAAAATTCGTCTGAATAAATGTAGCCTGATATTGTTCAATACTCATAATCTTCTACTCATCTCCTGGGCCTATGTTGTGAATCTATGCTCTAAATATGACGCAAATCCGGCCGCTGTACCATGGATTTATAATCTATTGATTTGTACTTATCTGCTGCGCAGCGTAAATAGAAGTTCTTCCATATCCGCCGGAATCGGCGCGCTGAACTCCTTGTATTCGCCTGTGGAAGGATGTACAAAACCCAGTACCGCTGCATGCAGGGCTTGTCCGTTCATGGTAGTTCCCTTGCTGCGCCCGTAGATTGGATCACCCACCAGCGGATGGCCGATGAACTTCATGTGAACACGGATCTGATGCGTGCGCCCTGTCTCAAGCTGCAGCTCCAGCAGTGTGCAGTCACCAAACCGCTCCAGCACGGTAAAATGCGTCACGGAGCGCTTGCTGTTCTTCTCGGTTACGGTATACAGCTTGCGGTCATGCGGATCACGGCCGATAGGAGCATCTACGGTTCCCTTGTCATGAGACAGATTGCCGTGCACCACTGCGATATAGCGGCGGGTCACACTGTGCTCCTTAAGCTGGGCGGACAGCGAAGCATGACTGGCATCATTCTTAGCTGCCATAATCAGACCGGAGGTATCCTTGTCGATCCGGTGGACAATGCCTGGACGAATCTCGCCGTTAATGCCGGACAGATCCTTGCAATGATACATCAGCGCATTGACCAAAGTGCCGGAGGGATGCCCCACTGCCGGATGCACAACCATGCCGCGCACCTTGTTCACCACAATCACATCGCTGTCCTCATAAGCCACTTCAATCGGAATATCCTGTGCGATCAGGTCCGTAACCTCGGGTTCCGGCACCGTAACGGTTACCTTATCGCCTTCATTCAGCTTATAGTTCGCTTTGACCGGCGCGCCGTTGACCACGACATGGCCACTGCTGATCCATAGCTGAACCTGGGAGCGTGAAATCTCGTCTTCCATGGCCTCTGTAACGTATTTATCAATCCGCTCCCGCGCATTGTCCTCGGCAACGATCCATTCGGTGACGTCTCTTCCTTCCTCGAGGGCGCCAGAATCCGCCAGCTCTTTGACGTCTTTGTTCAAATCATTCATTCCCTTCTTTGACTTCCTGTGATTCCTTCACCTCGGTGACTTCCTGTTCGCCCTTCACTTCCAGCAGCGTGTCCAGAATAATCAGACCCACCCCGACCACAATACAGGAATCGGCCACGTTAAAGATCGGGAACGTATAGCTTCCGAAATTGAACATGAGGAAATCCACAACCTCACCGTTAAGAATCCGGTCCAGGAAGTTGCCGACTGCTCCGCCAAGAACAAGTGCCAGCGCGGTAGGCAGCAGCTTGCGGGTCTTGCGGGTTTTGTTCAGATACCAGACGATTCCGCATACAACGATTACTGTAATCACAATGAAGAACCACTGCTGCCCCTCCAGAATTCCAAAGGCGGCTCCACGATTGCGGTGCGACGTAATAATGAAGAAATCCTTGATTACCGGAATTTGCTCTGCGAGCTCCAGCCGGGTGGCAATCAGATATTTGGTACCCTGGTCAATCAGAAATACAATTAGCGCAATCAGAAAGTACACCACAGAAGTTGTCACTCCGTTCTTATTTTTCCCGCGGCTTCGCGGTACGAATACTGTATAAAGACTTGTATATTGTAGCACAGGCCTCAAGAACCCGTCTATTGCATGACCTGGCAAACCGGTTAAGGCAGGGCACTATTTGCCAGCGCTAAAAAAGGGCCCCGGAGGCCAAGCTATCCGTAGAAGCGGAAACGGTTTTGCCTTCCTTTTAAAGGACGGTACCGTTTCAGCGATTAGCTACCGAAAGGAGCTCACAGCAATGAGCCATCTGACACCACAGCAGCTCTCCGGGCTGCGTACTACTCTCCAGCAGCAGCAGGAGGATATTAAGCACAGGTTGAAGAGCAGCGGACAATACGGACTACAGGAGGCGATGCGGGACAACACTGGAGAGCTGTCCGAAATCGACAACCATCCCGGTGATGCCGCCACAGAGCTGTATAACCGTTCCATGGATATCTCCCTGCTGGAGCGCGATGAGCATGAGCTGGACGATATTGAATCCGCCCTGCGGGCAATGGACGAAGGAACGTACGGCATCTGTATCGCCAGCGGTGAACCCATTCCTTATGAGCGGCTGGCCGCCCTTCCCTCCACCCGCTACACGAAAGAGCATGCTCCCCGCCAGAGCGCTCCATTCACCCGTCCGGCCGAGGAGGAGCTGCTGTCTCCGCCGTTTGGCCGCACCAGTCTGGATGAGCGGGATGACCAGAATGGCTTCGATGGCGAGGATGCCTGGCAGATCGTAGAGAGCTGGGGCAATTCAGATTCGCCTGCGATGGCTGAAGGCAGCAACATCGGCTCCTACAATGATATGGAGATCGAAGCGGACGAAACCGAGGGCTTCGTGGAGCCCTGGGAGAATTTCGTAGCCACCGACATTTCCGGCAATCATCTGATGATTATCAAGGGCAACAGCTACCGCCATTACATGGATGACGAGGAAGGCGACTACCTGCTGGACCCGACCCGAAAAGAGCGGAAGTAGCAGAGCTTGCACAGCAAATAAGCACAAACCATGCCCAGCTAATGCTTGGCAATGGTTAGGAACGATCCGATGAAGAGAAAACCCCACCAATGTGGGGTTATTTCAGGTTCAGCCGCACTTAGAACGTCTTCAGCTCCAGCTGATGCTGGACAATCCGCACAATGTCCGCGATATAGTCGCCGATAATCGGCAGATTGAGCGCGCCCAGCACCTGAAGCACATAAATAATCGTCGCCGCAAAAAAAGTGAATCCAAGCGCAATCCCCAGCCCCCTGGCTACTCCGGAGAGGATGTTCAGCCAGATCAGCCGGAAGGGGGAATACAGTAGCTCGGTATATTCCGAGATCCGTGACTTCTCCATCTGCTGGGCCAGACTCGTGGTCATCCGGTACAGGGCGTTCAGCTTCTCTTCCGGGGGAAGATCGGCCGGATCAACGGCTCTGTCCGTGGTTCTGATCGAAATTCTGCCCGGCTCTTCCGGCTCTTCCGGCTGCTCCGCAGGATTCTTCCCCTCTTTCCATCCCCCCATGCCCCTGCACCTCCTGTTGTCTATACGCCGCAAAACAAACGAGCCCGGTCAAAGAGAATTCTCTCTTTAAGCACAGGGCTCGTCATTTGCATTCTAACCCGTGGAAACTTTTCCTTTGCGGCTAGTATATGCCATACAGGGACAAGTAATACAGGTAATGCGCGGCCGCTCCAGAGTTAAGCGCCGATATGAATACCGAAGCTCTTGCCGCCGGCATCCACTGTCTCATAGGTATAATCTCCGTCAAAATCCACCGTAGTCAACAGTACATTCTCACGCAGCACATGCTCGAATGCGGTCACCGCCGCCTTCAGCTCGTCATCGACATGCAGGGTCAGGGCAATGCGCTTGTCAATCGGCAGATCCAGACGTTTACGGTAATCCTGCACAGCACGTACGACTTCGCGCACCCAGCCTTCCTGTACCAGCTCCGGTGTGATTTCTGTGTTCAAGGCCACTGTCAGTCCATAGCCGGAAGCGGAAGCAAAGCCAGGTTTGGCCTGCTTCTCAACCAGCAGCTCCTCGGACGTAATCTGCAGCTCTTCTCCGTCCGGTGACACGATGGCGATAACGCCTTCTTGTACCGCTTTGCGGGTAGCGTCACTGTCCATCGCTTTGAGGAAGCCTTGCAGGAAGCCGACGCTCTTGCCGTATTTCTTGCCTGCCACCTTCAGGTTCAGCTTCAGGGTGAAGTCTACGAAGCCGCTGTCGCTGTGCTCGATGACGATATTTTTGACGTTGATCTCTTCTTTGATCAGCTCTTCATAATCCGCCACGTTAAAGTTGTCAGGCGTGGACGCAATCAGCTCAGACAACGGCTGGCGGTTCTTGATGCCGCTCTCGTTGCGGACGTTACGGGCCAGCTCAACGATGCCGCGGGCGTACTCCATATCTTTTTCCAGGGCAAGGTCGATCAGGTTCTCGTCCGCTGCCGGATAGTCTGCCAGATGTACACTCTCTCCGCCGCCCAGGTTCGTGAAGATATCCTCGGACAGCATCGGGGTAAATGGAGCCATCAGCTTGGCTGTGGTTAACAGGACATGCGTAAGGGTGCGGTAAGCATCCAGCTTCTCTTCGCCCAGCCCGCTGCCCCAGAACCGGTCACGGGAACGGCGGATGTACCAGTTGCTCAGCTCATCCACGAAATTCTCAATGGCCTTGGAGGTGTTCACGAAGTCATTCACGGCCAGCCCTTTATCCACCAGCACGATCAGGCTGTTCAGACGGGACAGAATCCAGCGGTCGAGCTTATGCTCAGATACCTTGAACGGGTGATCCGCAGGATCATAGCCGTCGATTCCGGCATACAGCGTAAGGAAAGCATGCGTGTTCACCAGAGTGTCCACTACCTTGGACTTCGTCTCCCCGACCAGCCCCCGCGAGAACCGCTTGTTGTTCCACGGCGCACTGTCAGACAGAATGGCCCAGCGGAAGGCATCCGTGCCGTATTCGTTCATGATCTCCCATGGGTCAATGACATTGCCTTTGGATTTGGACATCTTTTGGCCGTTCTCATCGAAAATATGTCCGTGGGCGATAACCGCCTTGTATGGTGCCTTACCCGTGAACAGGGTCGATACCGCCAGCAGGCTGTAGAACCAGCCGCGCGTCTGGTCGATCCCTTCGCAGATCATATCCGCCGGATACTGGTCCTCGAACCGGTCTTGATTCTCGAACGGATAATGACTCTGGGCGAACGGCATCGAGCCGCTGTCGAACCAGACGTCGATCACTTCCGGGGTGCGGACCATGACGGCACCTTCGCTGAACGGGCTGCGCAGCTGGATATTATCCACGTACGGCTTATGCAGCTCGATATCTTCAGCGACCTCGCCGACGGCCATCGCTCTCAGCTCGGCGATGCTGTGCGGCGCAAATTCCTTGCCGGTCTCCTGGCAGACCCATACGTTAAGCGGCGTCCCCCAGTAGCGGTTACGGCTGATATTCCAGTCCACCAGCTCCTCCAGGAACTTGCCGAAGCGGCCTTCGCGCACATGGTCCGGGTACCAATCTACACTGTTATTGTTGGCAATCAGCTGATCCTTGATCGCTGTTGTCTGGATGAACCAGCTGTCTGTTGCATAATAGAGCAGCGGGGTGTCGCAGCGCCAGCAGAACGGATAACTGTGCTCGTATTTCTCCTTGTGGTAGAGCAGTCCGCGTTCAGACAGCACCTTCACGATATCCAGGTCACAATCCTTCACGAACCGTCCGGCAAAATCACTCACTACATCCGTGTATTTCCCGGAAGCATCTACTACATTCACGAAGCTGATCCCATTCTCGCGGCAGCTCTTATAGTCGTCTTCCCCGTGTGCCGGAGCCATATGTACGATCCCGGTACCGCTGGAATCTGTTACAAAAGAGGCTCCGACAATCACATTATGCTTCTCCGCCTTGATATAACCGAACGGCGGTGTATAGCTCTGGCCGATAAAGTCAGCGCCAGTGTGTGTAGACAGGATGGTGTACTCACCCTTCAGCACTTCGTCCACCAGGTTCTTCGCCAGTACATACACACCGTCTTCCTGCTGCGCACGCACATATTCCATAGCCGGATTCATCGCCAGCGCCATATGCGCCGGAAGCGTCCAAGGCGTGGTCGTCCAAGCCAGCACATAGTCGCCGCTGCCGTCCAGCTTGAACTTGGCGGTAGCACTCAGATCCTTAACGGTCTTATACCCCTGGGCAACTTCATGGGAGCTGAGGGTCGTCTGGCAGCTCGGGCAGTAAGGGCTAACGCGGTGACCGCGGTACATCAGGCCTTTCTCATGAACCGTAGCCAGGATGTTCCACACGCTCTCAATATACGTATTATCCAGCGTTACATATGGATGATCCAGATCGGTCCAGTAGCCGATCGCTTCTGTGAATTCCCGCCACTGCTTCTCATAGCCGAAGACACTTTCCTTACATTCCTTGATGAACTTCTCGACGCCGTATTCTTCGATATCCTGCTTGCCGGAGATGCCGAGCTTCTTCTGCACCCCGAGCTCTACCGGCAGGCCGTGCGTATCCCAGCCCGCTTTGCGGATGACGCGGAAGCCCTTCATGGTCTGGTAGCGGCCGATAAAATCCTTGATGACCCGGCCCAGCACGTGCCCGATATGCGGCACTCCGTTCGCCGTCGGCGGCCCTTCGTAGAATACGTAGTTCGGGCGTCCCTCGCGGTTCTCCATCGAGCGGCGGAACGTGTCCTCCTCGCTCCACTTTTTCAAGATCCGGACATCTCTGGCCCGGGCTTTTTCTTTGACGTCTACCTTATGCATGATGGTCAATCCCTTCGTTTAGAAAATATTTCAAAACCTTCAACCTTTTATAAAAGCTTTTCGATCCCTCCCAAACCCTCCCTTCGCCAAGGGAGGGCCCCAAGGGCGCTGCCCTCTGGACACCCTAAATCAGTGCATCGTGTAAGGAGCAGGGTCAGTGGACGGGAAGGATTACTTTGGCGGAGTCCTCAGCCCTTCTTAGGCTGCCCTGACGGGTACGCCTGCGGGGCCTTAACTGCGCTAGGGCAACGGGCTTGCCCGGGGGCCTTGCCGTTCGTTCTTGGGACTCCCGGCCCGCGAACCCAAAGGGCAGCACTGGACGGGGGCTTGCCGTTCGTTCTTGGGCCTCCCGGCCCGCGAACCCGGAGGGCAGCACTGGACGGGGGCTTGCCGTTGGCTCTCGGGCCACCCGGCCCGCGATCCCGGAGGGCAGCACTGGACGGGGGGCTTGCCGTTCGTTCTTGGGCCACCCGGCCCGCGAACCCGGAGGGCAGCACTGGACGGGCTGCGTAGTTAGCGCTGTTAAGGCCCCGCAGGCGTACCGGCTAGGGCAGCCTAAGAAGGGCCGATCCTACGCCGAAGTAATCCCTTCCCGTCCGCCGCCCCCTCTCCATACTCGGAGCCCTTGTTGCGGGTGTCCAGAGGGCGGCCAGCCCTTGGGGTCCCCCTTGGAAGGGGGATTTAGGGGGATCTAAGCCGATTTAGGGGGATGCCCAACACACAAATAAACGCCGCCCCGCCCCCAAAGGGGCGAGACGACGCTCGCGATACCACCCTAATTTGCACTGCACGCACATCCTAAGGGGTGTGGATTCAGTACAATCTCAGTCCGCAGGCAATAGACAACCTTGCGGGTCCGGGATAACGTCCGGCAGACGGCGGAGCCTACACACGTATACACGCTTCAGCTTAGCTTCTAGGGGAGGATCTTCGGGTAAGGCGTGAACGATCGGCTCGCAGCAAGCACCGACTCTCTGGAGAACGTTACCTTATCGTACTTGTCCCGTCATCGAATTTGGATTCAATGGATACAGATATGTTCTA is a window of Paenibacillus sp. FSL H3-0469 DNA encoding:
- a CDS encoding TraR/DksA C4-type zinc finger protein, which encodes MSHLTPQQLSGLRTTLQQQQEDIKHRLKSSGQYGLQEAMRDNTGELSEIDNHPGDAATELYNRSMDISLLERDEHELDDIESALRAMDEGTYGICIASGEPIPYERLAALPSTRYTKEHAPRQSAPFTRPAEEELLSPPFGRTSLDERDDQNGFDGEDAWQIVESWGNSDSPAMAEGSNIGSYNDMEIEADETEGFVEPWENFVATDISGNHLMIIKGNSYRHYMDDEEGDYLLDPTRKERK
- the lspA gene encoding signal peptidase II; its protein translation is MVYFLIALIVFLIDQGTKYLIATRLELAEQIPVIKDFFIITSHRNRGAAFGILEGQQWFFIVITVIVVCGIVWYLNKTRKTRKLLPTALALVLGGAVGNFLDRILNGEVVDFLMFNFGSYTFPIFNVADSCIVVGVGLIILDTLLEVKGEQEVTEVKESQEVKEGNE
- the ileS gene encoding isoleucine--tRNA ligase; the protein is MHKVDVKEKARARDVRILKKWSEEDTFRRSMENREGRPNYVFYEGPPTANGVPHIGHVLGRVIKDFIGRYQTMKGFRVIRKAGWDTHGLPVELGVQKKLGISGKQDIEEYGVEKFIKECKESVFGYEKQWREFTEAIGYWTDLDHPYVTLDNTYIESVWNILATVHEKGLMYRGHRVSPYCPSCQTTLSSHEVAQGYKTVKDLSATAKFKLDGSGDYVLAWTTTPWTLPAHMALAMNPAMEYVRAQQEDGVYVLAKNLVDEVLKGEYTILSTHTGADFIGQSYTPPFGYIKAEKHNVIVGASFVTDSSGTGIVHMAPAHGEDDYKSCRENGISFVNVVDASGKYTDVVSDFAGRFVKDCDLDIVKVLSERGLLYHKEKYEHSYPFCWRCDTPLLYYATDSWFIQTTAIKDQLIANNNSVDWYPDHVREGRFGKFLEELVDWNISRNRYWGTPLNVWVCQETGKEFAPHSIAELRAMAVGEVAEDIELHKPYVDNIQLRSPFSEGAVMVRTPEVIDVWFDSGSMPFAQSHYPFENQDRFEDQYPADMICEGIDQTRGWFYSLLAVSTLFTGKAPYKAVIAHGHIFDENGQKMSKSKGNVIDPWEIMNEYGTDAFRWAILSDSAPWNNKRFSRGLVGETKSKVVDTLVNTHAFLTLYAGIDGYDPADHPFKVSEHKLDRWILSRLNSLIVLVDKGLAVNDFVNTSKAIENFVDELSNWYIRRSRDRFWGSGLGEEKLDAYRTLTHVLLTTAKLMAPFTPMLSEDIFTNLGGGESVHLADYPAADENLIDLALEKDMEYARGIVELARNVRNESGIKNRQPLSELIASTPDNFNVADYEELIKEEINVKNIVIEHSDSGFVDFTLKLNLKVAGKKYGKSVGFLQGFLKAMDSDATRKAVQEGVIAIVSPDGEELQITSEELLVEKQAKPGFASASGYGLTVALNTEITPELVQEGWVREVVRAVQDYRKRLDLPIDKRIALTLHVDDELKAAVTAFEHVLRENVLLTTVDFDGDYTYETVDAGGKSFGIHIGA
- a CDS encoding DUF5665 domain-containing protein, which codes for MGGWKEGKNPAEQPEEPEEPGRISIRTTDRAVDPADLPPEEKLNALYRMTTSLAQQMEKSRISEYTELLYSPFRLIWLNILSGVARGLGIALGFTFFAATIIYVLQVLGALNLPIIGDYIADIVRIVQHQLELKTF
- a CDS encoding LL-diaminopimelate aminotransferase — encoded protein: MSIEQYQATFIQTNFADRIGGEGYGKDTSIYKFEKIKRAKASAKQDFPDIELIDMGVGEPDEMADEGIVSRLALEAAKEENRGYSDNGIPEFKAAAAVYLKEVFQVDGIDPVTEIVHSIGSKPALAMLPSVFINPGDITIMTIPGYPVLGTHTKYLGGQVYSVELKKENNFLPDLNSIPEEVARKAKLLYLNYPNNPTGASATPEFFTEVVAWAKKYDVVVIHDAPYAALTYDGVKPLSFLSVPGAKDVGVELHSLSKSYNMTGWRIGFVAGNPLIVKAFSDVKDNNDSGQFIAIQKAAAFGLSHPEITEAIAAKYSRRHNMLVDALNSLGFKAEKPKGSFFLYVAAPKGVKGGRRFESGEDFSQFLIREKLISTVPWDDAGAFVRFSVTFVAKGEEEEKRVISEIQRRLSDVEFEF
- a CDS encoding RluA family pseudouridine synthase, which encodes MNDLNKDVKELADSGALEEGRDVTEWIVAEDNARERIDKYVTEAMEDEISRSQVQLWISSGHVVVNGAPVKANYKLNEGDKVTVTVPEPEVTDLIAQDIPIEVAYEDSDVIVVNKVRGMVVHPAVGHPSGTLVNALMYHCKDLSGINGEIRPGIVHRIDKDTSGLIMAAKNDASHASLSAQLKEHSVTRRYIAVVHGNLSHDKGTVDAPIGRDPHDRKLYTVTEKNSKRSVTHFTVLERFGDCTLLELQLETGRTHQIRVHMKFIGHPLVGDPIYGRSKGTTMNGQALHAAVLGFVHPSTGEYKEFSAPIPADMEELLFTLRSR
- the pyrR gene encoding bifunctional pyr operon transcriptional regulator/uracil phosphoribosyltransferase PyrR — encoded protein: MVTEKNVIMDETAIRRALSRIAHEILEKNKGIENCLLVGIRTRGIYLAQRIAERIKEIEGVDIPYGELDITHYRDDREGGGDNREAMDKAVVNSNLILPPGTSGTRDKKVILFDDVLYTGRTIRAAMDALMDCGRPRMIQLAVLADRGHRELPIRPDYIGKNVPTSRHEQIEVSLSEYDGKDEVYIISNREER
- a CDS encoding GNAT family N-acetyltransferase translates to MNMEFITIEEWDEAWWGRMERVYHEAFPSGAKTKGILRSMLDRGIGYLHAGVHQGTVVAMAVTGVVGQAADKILIIDYLAVDKLLRGEGTGTWMLEQIKAWAVQEHGIRGVIIEAESGVTASHKERIQFWERNGFVLTSYVHQYRMVPEPYQAMILPLGGSGNVPDDGEALFRYINAFHRVAYRKG